Below is a genomic region from Ferribacterium limneticum.
AAACCGATGCCGGTCAATTGCCGGGCCAGCGCGGCACGGATCAGCCAGGCCAGCTTGACCGAGGCGGCGGCCGGCGTCAGCCCGGCTGGGCGGATGTTGGAAAGGCAATTTCGCTCGGCATCGAGCCGGCCGATTTTTGGCGCGAAGGTCAGGTAGGCGCCAAGGCTGTCCGGCGATGAGAGGCCCGGTCGTTCGCCGAGGATGACGAGCACCAGTCGCGCCCCGAGCACGGCGCCAACTTCGTCGCCGAGCGCTACCCGGCCCTGGCGGGCGATGACCGGCGGTGCGATGCGCAAGCCATCGAGCAGGGGCAACAGGGCATGCAGCAGCGGCAGGGCGTTCTCATGCACGGCGGTCGCCGAGAGGCCATCGGCGATCACGATGACCACATCGGGTGCATCGGGAACACGCTGGGCGAGAAGCGTCGCGGCGCTTGCCTCGTCGAGACAGCGGCCGAGGTCCGGGCGTTGCAGGTAGGTGTGGCGATCAACGGCCCGACTATGGACGACCAGCGGTTCAACCCCGCCCATCTCGCGCCAGCG
It encodes:
- the eutC gene encoding ethanolamine ammonia-lyase subunit EutC — encoded protein: MSRPDPWQSLATLTAARIALGRAGNSLPTAAVLSFDVAHALARDAVHQALDVDGLAARWREMGGVEPLVVHSRAVDRHTYLQRPDLGRCLDEASAATLLAQRVPDAPDVVIVIADGLSATAVHENALPLLHALLPLLDGLRIAPPVIARQGRVALGDEVGAVLGARLVLVILGERPGLSSPDSLGAYLTFAPKIGRLDAERNCLSNIRPAGLTPAAASVKLAWLIRAALARQLTGIGLKDDSEGAALPEMPVLPV